The Metallibacterium scheffleri region CGATCAAGGCGAGTTGCGCGATTTGCGCGGGAAACGCCGCGGCATACAGGCTGGCCACGGCGCCACCCAGCGAGTGACCGAGCAGGCCGAAGCGCGTCAACCGTAACGCGCAGACCGCATCGCGCACCGCGGTCACGAACAACGCGAGGTCGTAACGCGCCGAGGCCGGCAGGTGCGCGCTGTGGCCATGGCCGGGCAAGTCCAGCGCGATGACGCGGTACTGTACGGCCAGCAGCGGCGCCAGCGCGGCGAAACTGGCGGCGTTGTCCAGCCAGCCATGCAGGGCGAGCAGCGGTGGCGCGTGCGCATCGCCCCAGGCCAGCGCGGCCAGATCCAGCCCGAGGCCGGGCAAGGTGATGCGCAGCGGCTCAGCGGTTGCAGTCATGCGCGGCGCGTTCGCGGGCACTGGCCTGCAGGGCAGCATGGACCGCGGGATTGAAATCGGGCGCCAGTTCCGGCCAGCCGGCCATGTGCCTGAGCGCCAGCGCGGCGAGCGCGCGCACCTGCGCGTCGCCGCTGTTGAGCGCGGGGATATAGTGCAGCACGGTGCCGCCGGCACTGAGGAAATCCGCCTTGCCACGCAGCGCGATTTCCTCCAGCGTCTCCAGACAATCCACGGCGAAGCCCGGACACAGCACGTCGATGCGCTTGACGCCCTGCGCGGGCAACGCGCGCAACGTAACGTCGGTGGCCGGTTGCAGCCAGCGCTCGCGACCGACGCGCGACTGGAACGTCAGCAGCACTTCGCCCGCACCCAGGCCCAGGCGTTCGCGCAGCAGCCGCGCTGTGGCCAGACACTGGCAGTAATACGGATCACCGCCGAGCACATAGCGCCGCGGAATACCGTGGAAACTCAGCAACAGCTTCTGCCCGCGACCCTGCACCGCCCAGTGCCGGCGCACGCTGTCGGCCAGCGCGTCGAGATGCGCGGCGTCGTCGTGATAGTCGTTGATCACGCGCAGCTCGGGCGGCCAGCGCAGGCGCTTGATGGTGTCGGCCATGGCATCCAGCACGCTGCCGGTGGAGGTGGCCGAATACTGCGGATACAGCGGCAGCAGCAGCAGGCGGCGCACGCCCGCGGCCTGCAGCGCGGTGATGCGTTCGCGTATCGCGGGCCGGCCGTAGCGCATGGCCAGGTCCACGCTGACCGGGCCGGCGCATTGATCGCCCAGCGTGCGCTGCAAGGCCGCGGCCAGCGCTTCGCTGTGCGTGCGCAGCGGCGAACCGGCATCGGTCCAGATA contains the following coding sequences:
- the hemH gene encoding ferrochelatase, giving the protein MPASSHYTGLAGYAHDTPARAAVLLVNLGTPEAATPKAVREYLAEFLSDPRVIEYPRWLWQLVLHGVVLRVRPKRSAHAYASIWTDAGSPLRTHSEALAAALQRTLGDQCAGPVSVDLAMRYGRPAIRERITALQAAGVRRLLLLPLYPQYSATSTGSVLDAMADTIKRLRWPPELRVINDYHDDAAHLDALADSVRRHWAVQGRGQKLLLSFHGIPRRYVLGGDPYYCQCLATARLLRERLGLGAGEVLLTFQSRVGRERWLQPATDVTLRALPAQGVKRIDVLCPGFAVDCLETLEEIALRGKADFLSAGGTVLHYIPALNSGDAQVRALAALALRHMAGWPELAPDFNPAVHAALQASARERAAHDCNR